The Phragmites australis chromosome 15, lpPhrAust1.1, whole genome shotgun sequence genome window below encodes:
- the LOC133891999 gene encoding regulator of nonsense transcripts 1 homolog isoform X2 — MATQPPSSAAAAANLYETASQPDPAAGDAYTFLEFNTQGDDFDYPDFPELSQPPARSAPLPPVPASSSSPWPAPPPPPPDASSPDSDLAPQDNPTPPASSSSPSPRSASKVRSSAADGLAAGVAALSFEEPVGAGAGEDGYDYGKGDFVEHACRYCGIHNPACVARCNVPSCRKWFCNSRGNTSGSHIVNHLVRAKHKEVYLHKDSPLNETILECYNCGCRNVFLLGFISAKSENVVVLLCREPCLSVNALKDMNWDLSQWCPLIDDRCFLPWLVKVPSEQEQLRARQISAQQINKVEELWKTNPDASLEDLEKPGVDDEPQSVVLKYEDAYQYQNVFAPLIKLEADYDKMMKESQSKDNVTVRWDIGLNKKRIAYFVFPKEDNELRLVPGDELRLRYPGDSSHPTWQSVGHVIKLTAQEEVALELRASQGVPIELNVGFSVDFVWKSTSFDRMQGAMKTFAVDETSVSGYIYHHLLGHEVEHQVIRNTLPRRFGAPGLPELNASQVLAVKSVLQKPVSLIQGPPGTGKTVTSAAIVYHMAKQGQGQVLVCAPSNVAVDQLAEKISSTGLKVVRLCAKSREAVSSPVEHLTLHYQVRHLDTSEKSELYKLQQLKDEQGELSSSDEKKYKALKRATEREILQSADVICCTCVGAGDPRLSNFRFRQVLIDESTQSTEPECLIPLVLGVKQVVLVGDHCQLGPVIMCKKAARAGLAQSLFERLVILGVKPFRLQVQYRMHPCLSEFPSNCFYEGTLQNGVTVNERQSSGIDFPWPVPNRPMFFYVQMGQEEISASGTSYLNRTEAANVEKIVTTFLRSGVVPSQIGVITPYEGQRAYIVNYMSRNGSLRQQLYKEIEVASVDSFQGREKDYIILSCVRSNEHQGIGFLNDPRRLNVALTRARYGIVVLGNPKVLSKQPLWNSLLTHYKEHECLVEGPLNNLKQSMVQFQKPKKIYNDRRLFLGGGQGVMHGASSGAVGSSPAADKRSGRGKGQSFVPFGPPNGVHKPGVHPAGYPVPRMPFPPFPGSPHSQPYAIPTRGSLHGPIGAVPSVPQPGNRNFGAPRSNTGGPIGGHLAHQQNSQQAMGGIGSTFYFTGLENPSSQPSGGGPMSQTGLMTQDFFGDDFKSQGSHVPYNIADFSTQASQGGYGVEFTQGPQTGYSGNYLNQNAHPGYSHMGTTNDIVSQDHMAHGSHGIFTQAGYNDPSQDESSQMHYGMAAPGPLQSQSMMNPLYSQSYAHYNTQPQSLPPPQ, encoded by the exons ATGGCGACGCAgccgccctcctccgccgcggcagcggccAACCTCTACGAGACGGCCTCGCAGCCGGaccccgccgccggcgacgcctacaccttcctcgagttcaacacgCAGGGCGACGACTTCGACTACCCCGACTTCCCGGAGCTCTCCCAGCCCCCCGCCCGATCCGCCCCGCTGCCGCCCGTCCCCGCCTCATCCTCCTCGCCCTGGCCggccccgcccccgccgccgcccgacgcGTCCTCCCCGGACTCCGATCTCGCGCCGCAGGACAACCCCACGCCGCCGGCCTcatcctcctcgccgtcgccgcggtCCGCCTCCAAGGTGCGGTCGTCGGCCGCGGACGGCCTCGCCGCCGGGGTAGCGGCGCTCAGCTTCGAGGAGCCCGtaggcgccggcgccggggagGACGGGTACGACTACGGCAAGGGTGACTTCGTCGAGCACGCCTGCCGGTACTGCGGGATCCACAACCCCGCGTGCGTGGCGAGGTGCAACGTGCCCTCCTGCCGCAAGTGGTTCTGCAACTCGCGGGGGAACACCTCCGGCTCCCACATTGTTAACCACCTG GTTAGGGCAAAGCATAAGGAAGTTTACCTTCACAAGGATAGCCCTTTGAATGAAACAATTCTTGAATGCTATAACTGTGGTTGTCGGAATGTATTTCTTCTTGGATTTATCTCGGCAAAGTCGGAGAATGTTGTTGTTCTTCTGTGCAGAGAGCCTTGTTTGAGTGTTAATGCATTGAAGGATATGAACTGGGATCTCAGTCAGTGGTGTCCTCTTATTGATGACAGGTGTTTCTTGCCATGGCTTGTAAAA GTTCCCTCAGAACAGGAGCAGCTGAGAGCTCGTCAAATTAGTGCTCAACAAATTAACAAAGTGGAAGAGCTCTGGAAGACAAATCCTGATGCCTCTCTTGAAGATCTTGAAAAGCCTGGCGTAGATGATGAACCTCAGTCAGTGGTTTTGAAGTATGAAGATGCTTACCAG TATCAAAATGTTTTTGCTCCACTGATAAAGCTTGAGGCTGATTATGACAAG ATGATGAAAGAGTCACAGAGCAAGGATAATGTAACTGTGCGGTGGGATATTGGACTGAACAAGAAGCGCATAGCCTATTTTGTCTTTCCAAAG GAAGATAATGAATTGAGGCTTGTACCTGGAGATGAGCTACGCTTGAGATATCCTGGTGATAGTTCGCATCCCACATGGCAGTCTGTGGGACATGTG ATTAAGCTCACTGCACAAGAGGAGGTGGCACTTGAGCTTCGTGCTAGTCAG GGGGTACCCATTGAATTAAACGTTGGATTCAGTGTGGACTTTGTTTGGAAGAGTACCAGCTTTGATAGGATGCAAGGAGCGATGAAAACGTTCGCTGTAGATGAGACAAGTGTCAGTGG GTACATATACCACCACCTTCTGGGACATGAAGTCGAGCATCAAGTAATACGTAATACTCTACCGAGACGCTTTGGTGCACCTGGACTTCCAGAGCTTAATGCTTCCCAG GTTTTAGCAGTTAAAAGTGTTCTCCAGAAGCCAGTTAGTTTGATTCAAGGTCCACCTGGTACTGGAAAAACTGTCACATCTGCTGCAATTGTGTATCACATGGCTAAACAAGGGCAAGGACAG GTCCTTGTATGCGCACCTAGTAATGTTGCTGTTGATCAGCTGGCGGAGAAGATAAGCTCAACTGGCCTCAAG GTTGTTAGGCTGTGTGCAAAATCTAGAGAAGCTGTTTCATCTCCTGTGGAGCATCTGACACTTCATTATCAG GTTCGACACCTTGATACATCAGAAAAGAGCGAATTGTATAAGCTACAGCAACTGAAAGACGAACAAG GTGAGTTGTCAAGCAGTGATGAGAAAAAGTACAAGGCACTAAAACGTGCCACTGAAAGAGAGATACTACAAAGTGCTGATGTCATTTGCTGCACCTGTGTTGGTGCTGGAGATCCTCGTCTGTCAAACTTCCGTTTCCGTCAA GTTCTTATTGATGAGTCCACGCAGTCAACAGAACCTGAATGCCTTATTCCATTGGTGCTTGGTGTCAAGCAG GTTGTTCTTGTCGGAGATCACTGCCAACTTGGTCCAGTCATCATGTGCAAAAAAGCGGCTCGTGCGGGATTAGCACAATCTTTATTTGAACGTCTTgttatccttggagtcaagccTTTCAGGCTACAG GTCCAATATAGAATGCATCCTTGCCTTTCAGAATTTCCGTCCAATTGCTTCTATGAAGGCACCCTGCAAAATGGAGTAACTGTAAATGAGAGGCAATCTTCTGGAATTGATTTTCCTTGGCCTGTTCCCAATCGGCCTATGTTCTTCTATGTGCAG ATGGGTCAAGAAGAGATCAGTGCTAGTGGGACATCTTACCTGAATAGAACTGAAGCTGCAAATGTTGAAAAAATTGTAACAACGTTTTTAAGAAGTGGTGTCGTACCAAGCCAG ATTGGAGTTATCACACCTTATGAAGGACAAAGGGCATATATTGTGAATTACATGTCAAGGAATGGCTCTCTTCGCCAACAACTTTACAAGGAAATAGAG GTAGCAAGTGTAGACTCCTTTCAGGGAAGAGAGAAAGACTACATTATTCTGTCTTGTGTTAGAAGCAATGAGCACCAG GGTATTGGGTTTCTTAATGATCCACGGAGGTTAAATGTTGCATTAACTCGTGCACGGTATGGCATAGTTGTTCTTGGTAATCCTAAAGTTTTAAGCAAGCAGCCGCTTTGGAATAGTTTGTTGACGCATTACAAG GAGCATGAGTGCTTGGTAGAAGGACCTTTGAACAACTTAAAGCAGAGTATGGTGCAATTTCAGAAGCCGAAAAAG ATCTACAATGATCGAAGACTGTTCCTGGGTGGTGGTCAAGGTGTTATGCATGGAGCTAGTTCTGGGGCTGTGGGCTCAAGCCCGGCGGCAGATAAGAGAAGTGGTAGGGGAAAAG GACAATCATTTGTTCCTTTTGGCCCTCCAAACGGGGTCCATAAACCTGGTGTGCATCCAGCAGGCTATCCTGTACCTCGGATGCCTTTTCCTCCATTTCCTGGGTCTCCGCATTCTCAACCATATGCAATTCCAACCCGGGGATCATTGCACGGGCCCATTGGTGCTGTTCCATCGGTGCCTCAACCTGGGAATAGAAACTTTGGTGCCCCACGTTCAAATACTGGCGGTCCTATTGGTGGCCACCTTGCTCATCAACAGAATTCTCAGCAAGCTATGGGTGGCATAGGGTCAACTTTTTACTTTACTGGCTTGGAGAATCCAAGCAGTCAGCCTTCTGGTGGAGGTCCAATGTCCCAAACTGGATTAATGACACAG GACTTCTTCGGAGATGATTTCAAGAGCCAAGGATCTCATGTGCCATACAACATTGCAGATTTTTCTACCCAG GCTTCTCAAGGTGGTTATGGTGTTGAATTTACTCAAGGACCGCAAACTGGATACTCCGGGAATTATTTGAACCAAAATGCACATCCAGGATACTCCCATATGGGTACAACAAATGACATTGTATCTCAG GATCACATGGCCCACGGATCACATGGGATATTTACACAAGCAGGATACAATGATCCCTCACAAGATGAGTCATCTCAAATGCATTACGGAATGGCAGCTCCTGGCCCTCTTCAGTCACAG AGCATGATGAACCCCCTCTACTCTCAATCCTATGCTCACTATAACACCCAACCGCAGTCTTTACCTCCTCCGCAGTGA
- the LOC133891999 gene encoding regulator of nonsense transcripts 1 homolog isoform X1: MATQPPSSAAAAANLYETASQPDPAAGDAYTFLEFNTQGDDFDYPDFPELSQPPARSAPLPPVPASSSSPWPAPPPPPPDASSPDSDLAPQDNPTPPASSSSPSPRSASKVRSSAADGLAAGVAALSFEEPVGAGAGEDGYDYGKGDFVEHACRYCGIHNPACVARCNVPSCRKWFCNSRGNTSGSHIVNHLVRAKHKEVYLHKDSPLNETILECYNCGCRNVFLLGFISAKSENVVVLLCREPCLSVNALKDMNWDLSQWCPLIDDRCFLPWLVKVPSEQEQLRARQISAQQINKVEELWKTNPDASLEDLEKPGVDDEPQSVVLKYEDAYQYQNVFAPLIKLEADYDKMMKESQSKDNVTVRWDIGLNKKRIAYFVFPKEDNELRLVPGDELRLRYPGDSSHPTWQSVGHVIKLTAQEEVALELRASQGVPIELNVGFSVDFVWKSTSFDRMQGAMKTFAVDETSVSGYIYHHLLGHEVEHQVIRNTLPRRFGAPGLPELNASQVLAVKSVLQKPVSLIQGPPGTGKTVTSAAIVYHMAKQGQGQVLVCAPSNVAVDQLAEKISSTGLKVVRLCAKSREAVSSPVEHLTLHYQVRHLDTSEKSELYKLQQLKDEQGELSSSDEKKYKALKRATEREILQSADVICCTCVGAGDPRLSNFRFRQVLIDESTQSTEPECLIPLVLGVKQVVLVGDHCQLGPVIMCKKAARAGLAQSLFERLVILGVKPFRLQVQYRMHPCLSEFPSNCFYEGTLQNGVTVNERQSSGIDFPWPVPNRPMFFYVQMGQEEISASGTSYLNRTEAANVEKIVTTFLRSGVVPSQIGVITPYEGQRAYIVNYMSRNGSLRQQLYKEIEVASVDSFQGREKDYIILSCVRSNEHQGIGFLNDPRRLNVALTRARYGIVVLGNPKVLSKQPLWNSLLTHYKEHECLVEGPLNNLKQSMVQFQKPKKIYNDRRLFLGGGQGVMHGASSGAVGSSPAADKRSGRGKGQSFVPFGPPNGVHKPGVHPAGYPVPRMPFPPFPGSPHSQPYAIPTRGSLHGPIGAVPSVPQPGNRNFGAPRSNTGGPIGGHLAHQQNSQQAMGGIGSTFYFTGLENPSSQPSGGGPMSQTGLMTQMPVQGLSQTFRDGFSIGGMSQDFFGDDFKSQGSHVPYNIADFSTQASQGGYGVEFTQGPQTGYSGNYLNQNAHPGYSHMGTTNDIVSQDHMAHGSHGIFTQAGYNDPSQDESSQMHYGMAAPGPLQSQSMMNPLYSQSYAHYNTQPQSLPPPQ; the protein is encoded by the exons ATGGCGACGCAgccgccctcctccgccgcggcagcggccAACCTCTACGAGACGGCCTCGCAGCCGGaccccgccgccggcgacgcctacaccttcctcgagttcaacacgCAGGGCGACGACTTCGACTACCCCGACTTCCCGGAGCTCTCCCAGCCCCCCGCCCGATCCGCCCCGCTGCCGCCCGTCCCCGCCTCATCCTCCTCGCCCTGGCCggccccgcccccgccgccgcccgacgcGTCCTCCCCGGACTCCGATCTCGCGCCGCAGGACAACCCCACGCCGCCGGCCTcatcctcctcgccgtcgccgcggtCCGCCTCCAAGGTGCGGTCGTCGGCCGCGGACGGCCTCGCCGCCGGGGTAGCGGCGCTCAGCTTCGAGGAGCCCGtaggcgccggcgccggggagGACGGGTACGACTACGGCAAGGGTGACTTCGTCGAGCACGCCTGCCGGTACTGCGGGATCCACAACCCCGCGTGCGTGGCGAGGTGCAACGTGCCCTCCTGCCGCAAGTGGTTCTGCAACTCGCGGGGGAACACCTCCGGCTCCCACATTGTTAACCACCTG GTTAGGGCAAAGCATAAGGAAGTTTACCTTCACAAGGATAGCCCTTTGAATGAAACAATTCTTGAATGCTATAACTGTGGTTGTCGGAATGTATTTCTTCTTGGATTTATCTCGGCAAAGTCGGAGAATGTTGTTGTTCTTCTGTGCAGAGAGCCTTGTTTGAGTGTTAATGCATTGAAGGATATGAACTGGGATCTCAGTCAGTGGTGTCCTCTTATTGATGACAGGTGTTTCTTGCCATGGCTTGTAAAA GTTCCCTCAGAACAGGAGCAGCTGAGAGCTCGTCAAATTAGTGCTCAACAAATTAACAAAGTGGAAGAGCTCTGGAAGACAAATCCTGATGCCTCTCTTGAAGATCTTGAAAAGCCTGGCGTAGATGATGAACCTCAGTCAGTGGTTTTGAAGTATGAAGATGCTTACCAG TATCAAAATGTTTTTGCTCCACTGATAAAGCTTGAGGCTGATTATGACAAG ATGATGAAAGAGTCACAGAGCAAGGATAATGTAACTGTGCGGTGGGATATTGGACTGAACAAGAAGCGCATAGCCTATTTTGTCTTTCCAAAG GAAGATAATGAATTGAGGCTTGTACCTGGAGATGAGCTACGCTTGAGATATCCTGGTGATAGTTCGCATCCCACATGGCAGTCTGTGGGACATGTG ATTAAGCTCACTGCACAAGAGGAGGTGGCACTTGAGCTTCGTGCTAGTCAG GGGGTACCCATTGAATTAAACGTTGGATTCAGTGTGGACTTTGTTTGGAAGAGTACCAGCTTTGATAGGATGCAAGGAGCGATGAAAACGTTCGCTGTAGATGAGACAAGTGTCAGTGG GTACATATACCACCACCTTCTGGGACATGAAGTCGAGCATCAAGTAATACGTAATACTCTACCGAGACGCTTTGGTGCACCTGGACTTCCAGAGCTTAATGCTTCCCAG GTTTTAGCAGTTAAAAGTGTTCTCCAGAAGCCAGTTAGTTTGATTCAAGGTCCACCTGGTACTGGAAAAACTGTCACATCTGCTGCAATTGTGTATCACATGGCTAAACAAGGGCAAGGACAG GTCCTTGTATGCGCACCTAGTAATGTTGCTGTTGATCAGCTGGCGGAGAAGATAAGCTCAACTGGCCTCAAG GTTGTTAGGCTGTGTGCAAAATCTAGAGAAGCTGTTTCATCTCCTGTGGAGCATCTGACACTTCATTATCAG GTTCGACACCTTGATACATCAGAAAAGAGCGAATTGTATAAGCTACAGCAACTGAAAGACGAACAAG GTGAGTTGTCAAGCAGTGATGAGAAAAAGTACAAGGCACTAAAACGTGCCACTGAAAGAGAGATACTACAAAGTGCTGATGTCATTTGCTGCACCTGTGTTGGTGCTGGAGATCCTCGTCTGTCAAACTTCCGTTTCCGTCAA GTTCTTATTGATGAGTCCACGCAGTCAACAGAACCTGAATGCCTTATTCCATTGGTGCTTGGTGTCAAGCAG GTTGTTCTTGTCGGAGATCACTGCCAACTTGGTCCAGTCATCATGTGCAAAAAAGCGGCTCGTGCGGGATTAGCACAATCTTTATTTGAACGTCTTgttatccttggagtcaagccTTTCAGGCTACAG GTCCAATATAGAATGCATCCTTGCCTTTCAGAATTTCCGTCCAATTGCTTCTATGAAGGCACCCTGCAAAATGGAGTAACTGTAAATGAGAGGCAATCTTCTGGAATTGATTTTCCTTGGCCTGTTCCCAATCGGCCTATGTTCTTCTATGTGCAG ATGGGTCAAGAAGAGATCAGTGCTAGTGGGACATCTTACCTGAATAGAACTGAAGCTGCAAATGTTGAAAAAATTGTAACAACGTTTTTAAGAAGTGGTGTCGTACCAAGCCAG ATTGGAGTTATCACACCTTATGAAGGACAAAGGGCATATATTGTGAATTACATGTCAAGGAATGGCTCTCTTCGCCAACAACTTTACAAGGAAATAGAG GTAGCAAGTGTAGACTCCTTTCAGGGAAGAGAGAAAGACTACATTATTCTGTCTTGTGTTAGAAGCAATGAGCACCAG GGTATTGGGTTTCTTAATGATCCACGGAGGTTAAATGTTGCATTAACTCGTGCACGGTATGGCATAGTTGTTCTTGGTAATCCTAAAGTTTTAAGCAAGCAGCCGCTTTGGAATAGTTTGTTGACGCATTACAAG GAGCATGAGTGCTTGGTAGAAGGACCTTTGAACAACTTAAAGCAGAGTATGGTGCAATTTCAGAAGCCGAAAAAG ATCTACAATGATCGAAGACTGTTCCTGGGTGGTGGTCAAGGTGTTATGCATGGAGCTAGTTCTGGGGCTGTGGGCTCAAGCCCGGCGGCAGATAAGAGAAGTGGTAGGGGAAAAG GACAATCATTTGTTCCTTTTGGCCCTCCAAACGGGGTCCATAAACCTGGTGTGCATCCAGCAGGCTATCCTGTACCTCGGATGCCTTTTCCTCCATTTCCTGGGTCTCCGCATTCTCAACCATATGCAATTCCAACCCGGGGATCATTGCACGGGCCCATTGGTGCTGTTCCATCGGTGCCTCAACCTGGGAATAGAAACTTTGGTGCCCCACGTTCAAATACTGGCGGTCCTATTGGTGGCCACCTTGCTCATCAACAGAATTCTCAGCAAGCTATGGGTGGCATAGGGTCAACTTTTTACTTTACTGGCTTGGAGAATCCAAGCAGTCAGCCTTCTGGTGGAGGTCCAATGTCCCAAACTGGATTAATGACACAG ATGCCTGTCCAAGGTCTCAGTCAAACATTCCGTGATGGTTTTTCCATTGGTGGGATGTCTCAG GACTTCTTCGGAGATGATTTCAAGAGCCAAGGATCTCATGTGCCATACAACATTGCAGATTTTTCTACCCAG GCTTCTCAAGGTGGTTATGGTGTTGAATTTACTCAAGGACCGCAAACTGGATACTCCGGGAATTATTTGAACCAAAATGCACATCCAGGATACTCCCATATGGGTACAACAAATGACATTGTATCTCAG GATCACATGGCCCACGGATCACATGGGATATTTACACAAGCAGGATACAATGATCCCTCACAAGATGAGTCATCTCAAATGCATTACGGAATGGCAGCTCCTGGCCCTCTTCAGTCACAG AGCATGATGAACCCCCTCTACTCTCAATCCTATGCTCACTATAACACCCAACCGCAGTCTTTACCTCCTCCGCAGTGA
- the LOC133892788 gene encoding ras-related protein RABH1b, whose product MAPVSALAKYKLVFLGDQSVGKTSIITRFMYDKFDNTYQATIGIDFLSKTMYLEDRTVRLQLWDTAGQERFRSLIPSYIRDSSVAVIVYDVASRQSFLNTSKWIEEVRTERGSDVIIVLVGNKTDLVDKRQVSIEEAEAKAKDLGVMFIETSAKAGFNIKALFRKIAAALPGMETLSSAKQEDMVDVNLKSGNANSSQSQAQAGGCSC is encoded by the exons ATGGCTCCCGTGTCGGCGCTTGCCAAGTACAAGCTGGTCTTCCTCGGCGACCAGTCCGTCGGCAAGACTAGTATCATCACCCGCTTCATGTACGACAAGTTCGACAACACCTACCAG GCTACCATCGGTATTGACTTCCTGTCAAAGACAATGTACCTTGAAGATAGAACCGTGAGACTCCAGCTCTG gGATACAGCTGGTCAGGAAAGATTCAGGAGTTTAATTCCAAGCTATATCAGAGACTCTTCAGTTGCTGTCATCGTATATGATGTTGCAA GCAGGCAGTCTTTCCTAAATACTTCAAAGTGGATAGAGGAAGTCCGCACTGAGAGGGGCAGTGATGTTATCATTGTGCTTGTCGGGAACAAAACTGACCTTGTCGACAAGAG GCAAGTCTCGATAGAGGAAGCAGAAGCCAAGGCAAAGGACCTCGGTGTGATGTTCATTGAAACCAGTGCTAAAGCTGGTTTTAATATTAAG GCGCTGTTCCGTAAGATTGCGGCTGCACTTCCTGGAATGGAGACCCTTTCATCGGCGAAGCAGGAAGACATGGTTGACGTGAACCTGAAGTCTGGCAATGCGAACTCGTCCCAGTCTCAGGCGCAAGCTGGGGGATGCAGTTGTTAG